In a genomic window of Lagopus muta isolate bLagMut1 chromosome 2, bLagMut1 primary, whole genome shotgun sequence:
- the CCDC28A gene encoding coiled-coil domain-containing protein 28A isoform X2: MRPALGFGGGVVAREERRPAVGSRLEKIRNQSAGCKSEEMEERKIKRRSPKSSTAHPVQVANSKKSSVPVSKSTAFSNPAPQPPGQKPKLKRVIKEKTKPPGGEAKGAQAAPIQHSFLTDVSDVQEMERGLLSLLNDFHSGKLQAFGNECSIEQMEHVRSMQEKLARLNLELYGELEELPEDKRKLASDSNLDRLLSDIYLIISASSLHLKCHF, from the exons ATGCGTCCTGCCCTGGGCTTTGGAGGAGGTGTTGTTGCACGTGAGGAGCGGCGCCCGGCTGTTGGATCCCGCTTGGAGAA GATAAGAAATCAGTCTGCAGGCTGTAAGTcagaggaaatggaagagaggaaaatcaAGAGGAGAAGCCCCAAGTCATCCACCGCCCACCCCGTGCAGGTTGCGAACTCCAAGAAGAGCTCTGTGCCCGTCAGCAAAAGCACCGCCTTCTCCAATCCCGCGCCACAGCCGCCGGGGCAAAAACCAAAGCTAAAACG agtaataaaagagaaaactaaaCCTCCAGGAGGAGAAGCAAAAGGGGCACAAGCAGCACCAATCCAGCATTCGTTCCTCACAGATGTGTCAGATGTCCAGGAAATGGAAAGGGGACTGCTCAGCCTCCTGAATGACTTCCACTCTGGCAAACTTCAAGCATTTG GAAATGAATGTTCCATAGAGCAAATGGAGCACGTGCGGAGCATGCAGGAGAAACTTGCCCGCCTCAATCTGGAGCTGTATGGGGAGCTGGAAGAACTCCCggaagataaaagaaaactaGCCAGTGACTCCAATCTGGATAGGCTGCTATCAGAC atttatttaattatatCAGCATCATCATTGCATCTGAAATGCCATTTCTGA
- the CCDC28A gene encoding coiled-coil domain-containing protein 28A isoform X1, with amino-acid sequence MRPALGFGGGVVAREERRPAVGSRLEKIRNQSAGCKSEEMEERKIKRRSPKSSTAHPVQVANSKKSSVPVSKSTAFSNPAPQPPGQKPKLKRVIKEKTKPPGGEAKGAQAAPIQHSFLTDVSDVQEMERGLLSLLNDFHSGKLQAFGNECSIEQMEHVRSMQEKLARLNLELYGELEELPEDKRKLASDSNLDRLLSDLEELNSSIQKLHLADAQDIPNSTTG; translated from the exons ATGCGTCCTGCCCTGGGCTTTGGAGGAGGTGTTGTTGCACGTGAGGAGCGGCGCCCGGCTGTTGGATCCCGCTTGGAGAA GATAAGAAATCAGTCTGCAGGCTGTAAGTcagaggaaatggaagagaggaaaatcaAGAGGAGAAGCCCCAAGTCATCCACCGCCCACCCCGTGCAGGTTGCGAACTCCAAGAAGAGCTCTGTGCCCGTCAGCAAAAGCACCGCCTTCTCCAATCCCGCGCCACAGCCGCCGGGGCAAAAACCAAAGCTAAAACG agtaataaaagagaaaactaaaCCTCCAGGAGGAGAAGCAAAAGGGGCACAAGCAGCACCAATCCAGCATTCGTTCCTCACAGATGTGTCAGATGTCCAGGAAATGGAAAGGGGACTGCTCAGCCTCCTGAATGACTTCCACTCTGGCAAACTTCAAGCATTTG GAAATGAATGTTCCATAGAGCAAATGGAGCACGTGCGGAGCATGCAGGAGAAACTTGCCCGCCTCAATCTGGAGCTGTATGGGGAGCTGGAAGAACTCCCggaagataaaagaaaactaGCCAGTGACTCCAATCTGGATAGGCTGCTATCAGAC CTGGAAGAACTGAATTCATCTAT CCAAAAACTACATTTAGCAGATGCTCAAGATATTCCAAATAGCACCACGGGCTGA